From the Xylella fastidiosa genome, the window CGCCGTTGGGGACCGGGCGGATTTCACCGGATAAACCCACTTCGCCAAAGGCGATGGTCTTTTCTGGCAGCGCCCGGTTGCATAACGAGGACCGGACCGCCAGTAGTACAGGTAGATCTGCGGCTGTCTCTTGAACGCGGATGCCGCCAACGATGTTGATGAATACGTCTTGGTCACCAACCAGGACGTTACCGTGACGATGCAACACGGCTAACAGCATTGCCAGCCGATTTTGTTCCAGCCCGACGGTCACCCGGCGTGGGTTGGACAGTGGCGAGGTATCGACGAGTGCTTGTACTTCGACCATCAGGGGGCGTGTACCTTCACGGGTGACCATCACACAGCTGCCTGGTTGGTCGCTGTTTCTGCCGGATAAAAAAATGGCTGATGGATTGGCGACCTCTTTCAAGCCTTTTTCGCTCATCGCAAAGACGCCTAGTTCGTTGACTGCTCCAAAGCGGTTTTTGAATGCCCGCAGGAGACGGAAACGGCTACCGCTTTCGCCTTCAAAATACAGCACGGCATCTACCATGTGCTCCAGTACGCGTGGGCCGGCGATGCCGCCTTCTTTGGTGACATGGCCAACCAGGAACACGGTTGTGCCGGTTTCTTTGGCGTAGCGCACTAGCTGTGCGGCGCTTTCTCGTACTTGGCTGACTGAACCGGGTGCTGCGGTCAGTGTTTCGGTCCATAGGGTCTGTACTGAGTCGGCGACAATCAGTCGTGGCCGTGCGCTGCTGGCGTGTTGCAGGATTGATTCAATACCGGTTTCTGCGAGTGCGTTTAAGCCCTCCAGGGACAGATCCAGGCGCACCGCACGTCCGGCGACCTGTGCCAGCGATTCTTCACCCGTCACATACAGTGTGGGTAGGGTGCTTGCCATCCGTGCTAGTGCTTGCAGTAGCAATGTGGATTTGCCGATGCCTGGATCGCCACCAATCAGGACTACCGCGCCTGCCACCAGGCCGCCTCCTAGGACGCGGTCAAACTCGCCAATGCCGGTGGAGATGCGTGCTTGTTCGCTGTGTTGCACGTCCTTCAATGCGGTGATCTTGGGTGGGTCGAGCTGACCGGTCCAATTGCCGTGCTTCATGGTTGGGTTTTTGACAGATCCTGCATGTCCGAGGGTGATTTGGCTTAAGCAATTCCAGGTGCCGCATTCGGTGCACTGTCCCTGCCATTTGCTGTATTCGGTGCCGCATTCAGTGCAGACATAGGCAATCCTGGCTTTGCTTGCGGCGTTTTTGGTCATGTGTTCTTCCTCGTGATCGGTCGACATGCAGCATAGGTTGGCATGCCTACACGCGCTATGTGGATGCAGTCATTGCTGGTTACTAAAATTAACTCCTAAGAAAATTAATTAAATATGAGGCATTTTTCTCTTGATTTATCAAGAGATGTGGGTTCCTAATCGCTGTGGTTACTGAGTCACTTAAGGATTTCTCCCAATGATTAAATCCTGGATGTTTGAGCAGCTTAATATTTCATGCGATGCAGATCCGGCGTATTTCGATGTTGTGGCTTGTTCTAAAGAATATGCGTGGCGCAGCGAATTATGGGCGCAGCTTGAGACGCTGGGGTTCCATGGCATTTTTTTCAGCGAGCATCATTTCAGCGGTTTGCGTGCCTCTCCTTCGCCAGGGGTACTTGCAGCGTGGGTGGCGGCGCGCTCCCAGAATCTGCGTATCGGGGTGCTCGGCTGGGTGTTGCCGCTGTGGCAGCCGTGGCGCTTTCTTGAGGAGGTGGCTGTCCTTGATCAACTCAGTCAAGGGCGTGTTGAGATCGGGGTGGCGCGTGGTTCCTCTGTGGATGAGGCGGCTGCGGTCGGTATTGCCGAGGTGGACATCGTGCCGATGTATCGTGAGGCATTGGATATTCTCGAACAGGCCTGGCTGAGTCCGTATCTGTCGCACTGTGGCCGCTACTGGTCATTTGAGCAGCTCGGTATGGTACCGAGGCCATTACAGTATCCTTCCCCACCGATTTGGACGACGGTACGTAGTACCGATGCCGCGGTAGAAGCTGCAAAGCGTGGCCATCGCCTGTGTACCGGTTTTTTGCACACGGATGCGATTGTGCGTTTGTTTGATGTGTATCGTGAGGCGACAGAGCACATGCATACTGCGGAACGCTTGGCGATTCGCCGTTGCATCTTTGTCGCCAAGACTGAAGCACAAGCACACGAACATGCCCGGGCGGCCCAAGCGCAGATGCCATCAATTGTGGATGATGACATTATTGCTGGTACGCCGACGCAGGTGACTGAGCAGATTTTGTTGCAACTTGGACGGACTGGCGCTGCAAATATCGTTGGTTTCTTCGCTGGTCATCGTTGCGATCCTGACGCGGTACGCACGTCTTGTGATTTATTCGGCGAATATGTCATTCCTGCATTGCAGTCCGCATCAATTTGATGTCGCCGACGTTTAGCTACACGGTTGTTCGGATGCAGATGCATGGACTGGGGGGACGGTCACGGCATGCTGATGACGCCTTCAGCGTATTCGTTTGGTCCAGTAGTGTGTAGATTGGGAAAGGCTCATCTCCTCTGTTGGTTGCCTGATTGAAGCGCAGCGTCATGAATGGCTGCGTGCGGTTCATTCCTACTAAGCACAGCTACCATGCAGGATGGGGTCTGTGGAACCATGGGCTGTAGTAATGCGAGCCTTTAGTTTGGCCAACCGAGAGACTGATTCCGACCCGGTGAGCGGCGCCTGTATCGTCGTAATAGGTTTTGCAGGTGTTGAGGTTGGCTGCTTGCCAATGATTGTTGCCCCAGCGGTTGGAATAGCCCACGCCGGTACTGACTGCGCCGGATAATTTACCTTCGCAAGTGTGTTGACCGACCAAGCCAATGTTTTTTTTGTCAGTGATTGCGGCAGGGATGCCGCTGGTGTCGCCATAGTAGGTTCCAGGAGGAACGGTGTTGCTTGCGGTGGGATCAGCACGGTATTGGGTGGGTAACTCCGGTGGCGTCAGGTCGAGATTTGACGTTGAAGTCGCGTTGGTGGGTGCAGTAGCGGCGCTTGTTTCGGGTTGCGCCAAGGCAGGGCCAGTAAAGATGAGACTGAAAAGAAGGACGGTATGGGTTTTCATGATCTTGGGGGATGGAGTGGAGGATGGCGATCCCTATCGAGTCATTGAGCAATGTTGGCTATGGAACATGGAGTGGCATCGGCCAGCGCTCTGCATCCTTCACGGAGAATACATGGATTGATTCATCCTTGCGCAAGTACGAGTTCAATTAACTGATGGCCATAGCGTGTCAGTTTGTTGCTGCCGATCCCGTTGATTTTGCTCAGTGCATTGATGTTGGTAGGGCGTTGCTCGGCAATATGGCGCAAGGTGCTGTCATGGAAGATCACGAATGCCGGCACGTTTTGTTCTTTGGCGAGTTGTGCACGTAAGCGATGCAGGGCATTGAAGAGTCCCAGATCTTCCGGGAGGACCGATAGTCCGTGACGTTGGCCGGTACGGTCGCGTTCACGGATGAACTGATCACGACGCATCATGACTTGGCGTTCGCCTTTGAGGACTGGACGACTGCTTGGGGTCAGGCGTAAGCCGCCGTAGCCTTCGTTGTCGACCTCCAACAGGTGTGTGGCGACGAGTTGGCGAAAGACACTGCGCCAGCTGCGTTCATCCACGTCACGGCCGATGCCGTAGGTGCTGAGTTGGTCATGACCCAGTTGCAATATTCTTTGGCTCTTACTGCCACGTAGTATGTCGATGAGGTGACCAACCCCGAAGCGCTGGCCAGTGCGGTAGACGCAACTTAACGCCTTTTGGGAGAGCACGGTGGCATCCCAGGCGGTGGCTGGGGTCAGGCAGTTGTCACAGTTGCCACAGGGGTTTGGATACGTTTCCCCGAAGCTGGACAGTAAGAGTTGGCGGCGGCATTGCATTGATTCGCAGTAGCCCAGCAGGTGATCGAGTTTGGCGCGTTCTACGCACTTGCGTGCTTCGCTGGCTTCGCTTTGTTCGATCATTTGTTTCAGCAGTACGACGTCTCCCAGGCTATAGCACATCCATGCTTCTGCAGCTTCGCCATCGCGGCCGGCGCGGCCGGTTTCCTGGTAATAACCCTCCAGTGATTTGGGGAGGTCGATGTGGGCGACAAAGCGGACATCAGGTTTGTTGATGCCCATGCCGAAGGCGATGGTGGCACACATCACAATCCCTTCTTCACGCAGAAAGCAGCGTTGGTGCTTGGCCCGTGTTTCGGCTGGTAGGCCGGCATGGTAAGGCAGTGCGTTGTAGCCTTGTGTACACAGATAGGCGGCGATTTCTTCGGTTTTGCGCCGTGACATGGCGTAGACAATGCCTGCGGTGTTGCGATGGCGGCTGAGGAATTCTTGTAGTTGGCGCCGCATATTGTTTTTCTGCACGACCGTGTAGCGGATGTTGGGGCGGTCGAATGAGCTGATGAAGTGATGCGCATCGCTTAGGTCAAGGCGCTCAGCAATTTCGCGTTGCGTGGGTGGGTCGGCGGTTGCGGTCAGTGCAATCCGAGGCACGTGTGGCCAACGTTCATGAAGTACGGTGAGTTGGCGGTATTCGGGACGGAAATCATGTCCCCACTGTGAGACGCAGTGAGCTTCGTCTATTGCGAACAAAGCGATCTGGCTACGTTCCAGCAGCGATAAGAAGTGTGCAGTGAGTAACCGTTCCGGAGCGATATACAGCAGGTCTAGATCTGCGGTGACTAGAGCGTGTTCGATCCGTTGTGCCTGCGTTGCATCTAGGGTCGAGTTGAGATAGGCGGCGCGTACGCCAAGCTGACGTAGGGTCTCGACTTGGTCTTGCATCAGTGCAATCAGCGGCGAGATGACGACGCCGATGCCTTTGCGCAGCAGCGCAGGCACTTGGTAGCACAATGATTTGCCGCCCCCGGTGGGCATCAGGACCAAGGCATCGTGGCCGGCAGCGACATGCTCAATGATGGCTTGCTGGGGCCCACGGAAGGTGTCGTAGCCGAAGACGCGTTGTAGAACGGTCTGGGTGGCGGAAGACGTGCTCATTAGGCTTCTTGCCGGTTGGGGGGAGATAGCATTTCTGCGGAACTGCCCTGGTGCCGGGAAGCTCAACACAGCAGAGTGTGCGGTTGTGCTGCACACTCCCAAGTGAGCGGATGGTGGTCTGCATGGAGTGTGGCATTGCTGCAATGCAAGGCCAGCCGCCTTGACGCTACATTGCAGCAATTATTGCAATAGCGAACGCAACATCCACGCGTATTTTTCATGGATTTGCAGGCGTTGGGTCAATAAATCGGCGGTTGGGTCGTCACTGCCATCTTCAGCGGTGTCCAGTACCTTGCGTGCGGTACGACAGACCGCTTCGTTACCGATGACCAATTGGCGAACCATTTCGCGCCAGTCGGTGTTGTCGTTCAATCCTGGTTCTTCCTTGATTGAGGTTAGTTCTAGATAGTCTTTGTAGGAACCCGGTGCGTTATAGCCCAGGGCACGGATACGTTCTGCGATCTCATCCAGTGCGGCCCATTGTTCTGTGTATTGCGTTTCGAACATGCTATGTAGCGAGTTGAACATAGGTCCGGTGACGTTCCAATGGAAGGTGTGGGTCTTCAAGTACAGTGTGAAAGCGTCCGCCATATAGTGGGACAGCCCTTCGGCGATGGACTTGCGGTCGCTATTCTTGATCCCGATATTGACGTCTGGCATTGAGATGGCAGATGCCAATTCGGTTTTGTTCTCGGATTTACTGTTCTGTTGTTTTTTC encodes:
- the recQ gene encoding DNA helicase RecQ translates to MSTSSATQTVLQRVFGYDTFRGPQQAIIEHVAAGHDALVLMPTGGGKSLCYQVPALLRKGIGVVISPLIALMQDQVETLRQLGVRAAYLNSTLDATQAQRIEHALVTADLDLLYIAPERLLTAHFLSLLERSQIALFAIDEAHCVSQWGHDFRPEYRQLTVLHERWPHVPRIALTATADPPTQREIAERLDLSDAHHFISSFDRPNIRYTVVQKNNMRRQLQEFLSRHRNTAGIVYAMSRRKTEEIAAYLCTQGYNALPYHAGLPAETRAKHQRCFLREEGIVMCATIAFGMGINKPDVRFVAHIDLPKSLEGYYQETGRAGRDGEAAEAWMCYSLGDVVLLKQMIEQSEASEARKCVERAKLDHLLGYCESMQCRRQLLLSSFGETYPNPCGNCDNCLTPATAWDATVLSQKALSCVYRTGQRFGVGHLIDILRGSKSQRILQLGHDQLSTYGIGRDVDERSWRSVFRQLVATHLLEVDNEGYGGLRLTPSSRPVLKGERQVMMRRDQFIRERDRTGQRHGLSVLPEDLGLFNALHRLRAQLAKEQNVPAFVIFHDSTLRHIAEQRPTNINALSKINGIGSNKLTRYGHQLIELVLAQG
- a CDS encoding LLM class flavin-dependent oxidoreductase, with the protein product MIKSWMFEQLNISCDADPAYFDVVACSKEYAWRSELWAQLETLGFHGIFFSEHHFSGLRASPSPGVLAAWVAARSQNLRIGVLGWVLPLWQPWRFLEEVAVLDQLSQGRVEIGVARGSSVDEAAAVGIAEVDIVPMYREALDILEQAWLSPYLSHCGRYWSFEQLGMVPRPLQYPSPPIWTTVRSTDAAVEAAKRGHRLCTGFLHTDAIVRLFDVYREATEHMHTAERLAIRRCIFVAKTEAQAHEHARAAQAQMPSIVDDDIIAGTPTQVTEQILLQLGRTGAANIVGFFAGHRCDPDAVRTSCDLFGEYVIPALQSASI
- a CDS encoding Dps family protein, with product MSKKQQNSKSENKTELASAISMPDVNIGIKNSDRKSIAEGLSHYMADAFTLYLKTHTFHWNVTGPMFNSLHSMFETQYTEQWAALDEIAERIRALGYNAPGSYKDYLELTSIKEEPGLNDNTDWREMVRQLVIGNEAVCRTARKVLDTAEDGSDDPTADLLTQRLQIHEKYAWMLRSLLQ
- the radA gene encoding DNA repair protein RadA; translation: MTKNAASKARIAYVCTECGTEYSKWQGQCTECGTWNCLSQITLGHAGSVKNPTMKHGNWTGQLDPPKITALKDVQHSEQARISTGIGEFDRVLGGGLVAGAVVLIGGDPGIGKSTLLLQALARMASTLPTLYVTGEESLAQVAGRAVRLDLSLEGLNALAETGIESILQHASSARPRLIVADSVQTLWTETLTAAPGSVSQVRESAAQLVRYAKETGTTVFLVGHVTKEGGIAGPRVLEHMVDAVLYFEGESGSRFRLLRAFKNRFGAVNELGVFAMSEKGLKEVANPSAIFLSGRNSDQPGSCVMVTREGTRPLMVEVQALVDTSPLSNPRRVTVGLEQNRLAMLLAVLHRHGNVLVGDQDVFINIVGGIRVQETAADLPVLLAVRSSLCNRALPEKTIAFGEVGLSGEIRPVPNGEERLREAATHGFKRAIVPKANAPKSAIKDMQIIAVERLDQALEASY